The following are from one region of the Paenibacillus sp. JZ16 genome:
- a CDS encoding MFS transporter, translating to MTEAVTPRQGRTHYFILIAVVVAAGLSQGLLLPVLAIFLERMGISSSMNGLNAAALYVGSFAMTLVAERLLGWVGFKKLIISGLVLVMLSLVAFPLIPSVAVWFVLRVLVGIGDSALHYAAQLWVLMMSTAKNRGRSISFYGMSYGLGFSIGPLGIPLLKYGEAVPFIILAVLFLFILLVVLFKLPNLKPEKSENGEQQPAGRYLKSYRLAWFALIPAFLYGYMEAGINSNFPVYGLRSGFTLGEISALLPFVGIGGLVLQLPLGIWSDKFGRKRVLAIAGIVGGCCFLLIPVAGTNFWATLILLTLAGGLVGSFFSLGLAYAADILPRVLLPAANVVASFHFNAGSIAGPNAGGAIMETGWNGGIFVLLGGLYILFACTGLWFKVKTASTQG from the coding sequence GTGACAGAAGCTGTAACCCCCCGTCAGGGGAGAACTCATTATTTCATTTTAATTGCCGTCGTGGTTGCGGCTGGTTTAAGCCAGGGACTGTTATTGCCGGTGCTGGCTATTTTTTTGGAACGGATGGGCATTTCATCCTCCATGAACGGATTGAACGCGGCGGCCTTATATGTAGGCTCATTTGCGATGACGCTTGTTGCGGAAAGACTTCTCGGCTGGGTCGGTTTCAAAAAACTGATCATTTCGGGACTGGTCCTGGTGATGCTGTCACTGGTCGCCTTTCCGCTGATTCCGAGCGTGGCCGTCTGGTTTGTCCTGCGCGTGCTTGTGGGTATTGGGGACAGCGCACTTCATTATGCGGCACAGCTATGGGTGCTGATGATGTCAACGGCGAAGAACCGGGGGCGAAGCATATCCTTTTACGGCATGTCCTACGGTTTGGGATTCAGTATAGGACCGCTGGGCATTCCGCTGCTAAAGTATGGCGAAGCGGTACCGTTTATAATTCTGGCGGTGCTGTTCTTGTTCATTCTGCTGGTCGTGCTCTTTAAACTTCCGAACCTGAAGCCGGAAAAAAGCGAGAATGGGGAGCAGCAGCCGGCTGGACGATATCTCAAAAGCTACCGCCTGGCCTGGTTTGCATTGATTCCCGCGTTTCTCTACGGCTATATGGAAGCAGGAATTAACAGCAACTTCCCGGTCTACGGTTTAAGAAGCGGATTTACATTGGGCGAAATATCAGCATTGCTTCCTTTTGTCGGCATCGGCGGTCTGGTGTTGCAGCTTCCGCTCGGCATTTGGAGTGATAAATTCGGCCGCAAACGGGTGCTGGCGATTGCCGGTATTGTGGGCGGATGCTGTTTCTTGCTCATTCCCGTGGCGGGAACGAATTTCTGGGCAACCTTAATATTGCTAACGCTGGCCGGCGGACTGGTTGGTTCCTTCTTCTCGCTTGGTTTGGCTTATGCGGCGGATATCCTTCCCAGAGTGCTGCTGCCGGCTGCCAACGTCGTAGCTTCCTTCCATTTTAATGCGGGCAGCATAGCAGGTCCGAATGCCGGGGGCGCCATCATGGAAACAGGGTGGAACGGGGGGATCTTCGTTCTGCTTGGAGGATTGTATATTCTGTTTGCGTGTACGGGATTATGGTTTAAAGTCAAAACTGCATCAACACAGGGATAG
- a CDS encoding type IA DNA topoisomerase yields the protein MKTLVIAEKPDMGRNIAAVIEPRAKNNRTYLEGEQYIITWAIGHLVGLAEPDAYDPKYKRWNLRDLPIIPEQFKIIPNPKTKDQLKVIGEVAKRCSHIVNACDAGREGQYIFALIQQQLKLKQPVKRLWISDLTAESIARGFAELKDGIEFENLTQAARARSEADWLIGMNASRAFTTRHQTLLSVGRVQTPVLALIYDRQKEIEAFESQTFYDVKAVFKQEQLEYTGTWQGERLTSQEKAETIAAKVNGKNGLITKYEVKETKEYPFKLYDLTLLQREANAKYGYSAKKTLDLAQALYERHKVISYPRTNSNYVNEQNIEGMHKALHMLKSTSYASMAEGADPSRVHMNNKAVCNPQRVEDHHAILPTLKRPGTLSKEEQHIYDLVIIRFLSHFYPPAMYKQHTVLTEVEGEAFKTGIKELLSLGWKVLIAQDKEQKKAKSSKKGKEDEEEETQEWNDRSFDLSPDEPVHCKKSEVKEKATQPPKSYTEGTLLKAMESAGKSIEDEALRDAMKDSGLGTPATRAATIERLKKVGYITMQGKRITVTQKGRTAVELIRHAGVELLASPEMTGQWERRLHQISKGEASADVFMQNVQKFTISIINKVSSQRPAPSSLFGGDEDKSKGRGKRSTGKAAAAPRDKEERAAKRIPKSNAAASNDTSSVRSSLGRCPRPGCEGHIIEGRKGYGCANFKTGCSYVIWKEFAGKQVSHAMLKSLLLQGKTQVLSFKNEDGSTFKGRIVLAAEGNGKLAVQAEDSSEAVKS from the coding sequence AAAAGCCGGATATGGGACGGAACATCGCTGCGGTCATCGAGCCGCGGGCCAAGAATAACCGTACATATCTTGAAGGTGAGCAATACATCATAACTTGGGCTATCGGACATCTGGTTGGGCTGGCGGAGCCGGATGCATATGATCCGAAGTACAAACGCTGGAATTTACGGGACCTGCCCATCATTCCGGAGCAATTCAAAATCATCCCGAATCCGAAAACCAAGGATCAGCTGAAGGTCATTGGAGAGGTCGCCAAGCGCTGCAGCCATATCGTAAACGCATGTGATGCGGGACGAGAAGGACAATATATTTTCGCTCTTATCCAACAACAATTAAAATTGAAACAGCCTGTAAAAAGACTATGGATTTCGGATTTAACGGCGGAAAGCATCGCCCGTGGGTTTGCGGAGCTGAAGGATGGGATTGAATTCGAGAATTTAACGCAGGCTGCGCGCGCACGCAGTGAAGCCGATTGGTTGATCGGCATGAATGCTTCGCGTGCCTTTACGACACGCCATCAGACTTTACTGTCGGTTGGGCGGGTCCAGACGCCGGTTCTGGCTCTGATCTATGACCGGCAGAAGGAAATTGAAGCCTTTGAATCGCAAACGTTCTACGACGTGAAGGCCGTGTTCAAGCAAGAGCAGCTGGAGTATACCGGAACATGGCAGGGAGAGCGGCTGACCTCGCAAGAGAAAGCAGAGACGATTGCAGCCAAGGTTAATGGGAAGAATGGGCTCATCACCAAATATGAAGTCAAAGAAACGAAAGAATATCCGTTTAAATTGTATGATTTGACCCTTCTTCAGCGTGAAGCCAATGCCAAATACGGATACTCTGCCAAAAAAACGCTGGATCTTGCGCAAGCATTGTATGAGCGTCACAAGGTCATTTCATATCCGCGTACCAACTCCAATTACGTGAATGAACAGAATATCGAAGGCATGCACAAGGCACTTCACATGTTGAAATCGACCTCCTATGCATCGATGGCGGAAGGAGCGGATCCTAGCCGGGTGCACATGAATAATAAGGCGGTATGCAATCCGCAGCGGGTTGAAGATCACCATGCCATCTTGCCGACGTTAAAGCGTCCGGGCACGCTCAGCAAGGAAGAGCAGCATATTTACGATCTGGTCATCATCCGGTTTCTCTCGCATTTTTACCCGCCGGCCATGTACAAGCAGCATACGGTGCTTACCGAGGTCGAGGGCGAAGCGTTCAAGACGGGAATTAAGGAACTGCTGTCGCTTGGCTGGAAGGTGCTGATTGCCCAGGATAAAGAGCAGAAGAAAGCCAAGTCTTCCAAGAAGGGAAAAGAGGACGAGGAAGAGGAGACCCAGGAATGGAACGACCGTTCCTTTGATCTGTCCCCGGATGAGCCGGTGCACTGCAAGAAATCCGAAGTGAAAGAAAAGGCAACCCAGCCGCCTAAGAGTTATACGGAAGGAACGCTGCTGAAGGCGATGGAAAGTGCCGGAAAATCCATCGAGGATGAAGCGCTTCGGGATGCGATGAAAGACAGCGGGCTTGGAACGCCGGCTACCCGTGCAGCGACCATTGAACGCTTGAAGAAGGTCGGATACATTACGATGCAGGGCAAAAGAATCACGGTTACCCAAAAAGGGAGGACGGCGGTGGAGCTGATCCGTCATGCAGGCGTAGAATTACTTGCTTCGCCTGAGATGACGGGCCAATGGGAACGGCGCCTTCACCAAATATCCAAGGGCGAGGCTTCCGCCGACGTGTTCATGCAAAACGTGCAGAAGTTTACCATTTCGATCATCAATAAGGTATCCTCGCAGCGTCCCGCGCCTTCGTCGCTTTTCGGCGGAGATGAGGACAAGTCCAAAGGAAGAGGGAAGCGAAGCACGGGAAAAGCTGCCGCAGCCCCACGCGACAAGGAAGAACGAGCGGCTAAGCGGATTCCGAAATCCAATGCCGCTGCTTCAAACGATACGTCGTCCGTACGTTCTTCATTAGGCCGATGCCCTAGACCCGGATGTGAAGGGCATATTATTGAAGGGCGCAAAGGTTATGGTTGTGCCAATTTTAAAACCGGCTGCAGCTATGTCATCTGGAAGGAATTTGCCGGTAAACAGGTTTCGCATGCGATGCTGAAATCCTTGCTGCTGCAAGGCAAGACTCAGGTATTATCCTTTAAAAACGAGGACGGCAGCACGTTTAAAGGCAGAATTGTCCTAGCTGCTGAAGGGAACGGAAAGCTTGCTGTTCAGGCAGAGGACTCGAGTGAAGCCGTGAAATCGTGA
- a CDS encoding ArsR/SmtB family transcription factor translates to MKYKVSIDVSMVYELLGSFMIYATRKWTDNLDIGKQLITEMDERLPQPVRVQFSRARSWPLADYDVLYALIMLRGEHIEIPDFLNWVESSAVEELHDLLLPHLPSLSLDETSRIRENYTPLMKLWHEHYFSEVEPELYQLLEEDAEEKRMLLPKMDDENLIEYASSGVILDDVPQENVVLFPGTHFRPINTYCFYENVLLLQYPIDVPEEEEDEPPVVLLRMTEALADPERLRLLRYIADEPKAVSEMASELGQPYEELMHHLMILRAAGLLRSHLKSENNERFSLRPDGAAELQMFLESYIRLS, encoded by the coding sequence ATGAAATATAAAGTCAGTATCGATGTATCTATGGTCTACGAGCTGCTGGGCAGCTTCATGATATATGCAACAAGGAAATGGACCGATAACCTGGATATCGGAAAACAGCTGATAACGGAGATGGACGAGCGATTACCTCAACCTGTTCGTGTCCAGTTCAGTCGAGCCCGTTCATGGCCACTCGCGGATTATGATGTGTTATACGCCTTGATCATGCTTCGGGGAGAGCACATTGAAATCCCGGATTTTCTGAATTGGGTCGAATCTTCCGCCGTGGAAGAGCTGCATGACCTGCTGCTGCCGCACTTGCCGTCCCTCTCGCTGGATGAAACATCTAGAATTCGAGAAAACTACACACCGTTGATGAAGTTGTGGCATGAGCACTACTTCTCGGAAGTGGAGCCTGAACTGTACCAGCTCCTGGAAGAAGATGCCGAAGAGAAGCGAATGCTCCTTCCGAAAATGGACGACGAAAATTTAATCGAATACGCTTCTAGCGGCGTTATACTCGACGACGTGCCCCAGGAGAACGTAGTCTTGTTCCCGGGCACGCATTTCCGGCCGATCAATACCTATTGCTTCTATGAGAACGTACTCCTGCTGCAGTATCCGATCGATGTCCCGGAAGAAGAGGAAGATGAGCCGCCCGTGGTTCTCCTCCGCATGACCGAGGCGCTTGCGGACCCGGAACGCCTGCGTCTCCTGCGATATATTGCCGATGAACCGAAGGCCGTGTCCGAAATGGCGTCCGAGTTGGGTCAGCCTTATGAGGAATTGATGCACCATCTGATGATTTTGAGGGCAGCCGGCTTGCTGCGCTCCCATCTGAAATCCGAGAATAACGAAAGATTCAGCCTGCGACCGGATGGGGCTGCCGAACTTCAGATGTTCCTGGAGTCATACATTCGACTTTCATAG
- a CDS encoding HAD family hydrolase yields MSKTSQHIIFDMDDTLIHCNKYFDLILGDYFEWMTEWFQHVGLTTEEVRAKQMEVDVAGIDKLGFASANFPQSLIDTYHYFGRIHGRESSPKEEELLYELGLSVYEQEIEAYPGMVETLEKLQQDGHCLHLYTGGETRIQKRKIEQMKLADYFKDRIYIRQHKNIAALEEILTMGTFSRSDTWMIGNSLRTDVVPALTAGINSIYIKQQREWQYNLVELKQEPHNVLYTVSALTEVPEVIEEHLD; encoded by the coding sequence ATGAGTAAAACATCGCAGCATATTATCTTCGACATGGATGACACATTAATACATTGCAACAAATATTTCGATCTGATTCTTGGCGATTACTTCGAGTGGATGACCGAATGGTTTCAACATGTTGGCTTGACTACCGAAGAAGTCCGAGCCAAGCAGATGGAGGTCGACGTAGCCGGCATAGATAAGCTGGGATTTGCAAGTGCGAACTTCCCGCAATCCCTTATCGATACGTATCATTATTTCGGCCGCATTCATGGAAGAGAAAGCTCGCCCAAGGAAGAAGAGCTTCTCTACGAATTAGGACTCAGTGTATATGAGCAGGAAATCGAAGCCTACCCCGGCATGGTTGAGACGCTCGAGAAGCTCCAGCAAGATGGCCATTGTCTCCATCTCTACACAGGAGGCGAGACCCGGATTCAGAAGCGGAAAATCGAACAAATGAAGCTGGCCGATTACTTCAAAGACCGAATCTACATTCGCCAGCATAAAAATATTGCGGCGTTGGAAGAAATCCTCACGATGGGGACATTCTCCCGCTCCGATACCTGGATGATCGGCAACTCACTTCGCACCGATGTCGTTCCGGCGCTGACGGCCGGCATCAACAGCATCTATATCAAACAGCAGCGCGAATGGCAATATAACCTGGTCGAGCTGAAGCAGGAGCCTCATAACGTGTTATATACCGTATCGGCGCTGACCGAAGTGCCCGAAGTCATTGAAGAGCATTTAGATTAA
- a CDS encoding response regulator transcription factor, translating into MSKVLILEDEESIRSFIVINLKRNGFDVLETGDGNEALRLLQTTPDIDIALLDVMVPGIDGFEVCRRIRETNERIGIIFLTAKVQEQDKVYALSVGADDHVSKPFSPTELIARLQSLLRRVNVQRAGTAKVSFQSGPFTLDLISKQFKKNGQPVELTPTEFSLVQFFLEKENTPLSRDVLLDHVWGKEYMGDPKIVDVNIRRLRQKIEGNPSEPEYLQTVWGHGYKWKGQGQ; encoded by the coding sequence TTGAGTAAAGTGCTCATATTAGAAGATGAAGAATCTATCCGCAGTTTTATCGTAATTAATCTGAAACGAAACGGCTTTGACGTCCTGGAGACTGGGGATGGCAACGAAGCCCTTCGTTTGCTGCAAACGACGCCAGATATCGATATCGCCTTGCTTGATGTCATGGTACCAGGGATTGACGGATTTGAAGTTTGCCGCAGAATTCGGGAAACGAACGAGCGGATCGGTATTATTTTCCTGACGGCAAAAGTTCAGGAGCAGGATAAAGTGTATGCCCTCTCCGTCGGGGCCGATGACCACGTAAGCAAACCGTTCAGTCCGACGGAGTTAATCGCTAGACTGCAATCTCTACTGCGGAGGGTGAATGTCCAGCGTGCGGGAACCGCCAAGGTATCGTTTCAATCAGGTCCCTTTACGCTGGATCTGATCTCCAAGCAGTTTAAGAAGAACGGGCAGCCGGTGGAGCTGACGCCAACAGAATTTTCGCTGGTGCAGTTTTTCCTGGAGAAAGAAAACACGCCGCTTAGTCGTGATGTGCTGCTCGATCATGTATGGGGCAAAGAATATATGGGTGACCCCAAAATCGTGGACGTGAACATTCGGAGATTACGCCAAAAAATCGAAGGCAATCCTTCCGAGCCGGAATACCTCCAGACGGTATGGGGACACGGCTATAAATGGAAGGGTCAGGGACAATGA
- a CDS encoding phosphonate ABC transporter ATP-binding protein, with translation MIKVDRLKKTMGPERTPVLKDITFQMEHGEMIGLIGASGSGKSLLMSCLSMQQKWDGGKLTIDGEDMMNPAGKRRIRREWAYLEQNPSLNVNRTALKNVLIGQSSQTPLWRMVTGMVRSDDYMGAMDTIEHLGLLDKAKRKAGELSGGEKQRIAIARALVHGAKVILADEPVTGLDPASAEHVLKTLKTLCEEERLTVFTVIPLELAEKYCTRIMGLSGGELAVDVTGRRLTHGEKSRL, from the coding sequence ATGATTAAAGTGGATCGGCTGAAGAAAACGATGGGTCCTGAACGCACACCGGTGTTAAAGGATATCACTTTTCAGATGGAGCACGGGGAAATGATCGGTCTGATCGGTGCTAGCGGAAGCGGGAAAAGCTTGTTAATGAGCTGTCTATCCATGCAGCAAAAATGGGACGGCGGCAAATTAACGATTGATGGCGAAGATATGATGAATCCTGCGGGAAAACGGAGAATTCGCCGGGAATGGGCTTATCTTGAGCAGAACCCGTCCTTGAATGTTAATCGAACGGCACTTAAGAATGTATTGATCGGACAATCCAGCCAGACACCGCTGTGGCGAATGGTAACCGGGATGGTCCGATCTGATGATTATATGGGAGCTATGGATACGATTGAGCACCTTGGGTTGTTGGACAAGGCCAAACGCAAGGCCGGTGAGTTAAGCGGCGGAGAGAAGCAGCGGATAGCTATTGCCCGCGCACTTGTGCATGGTGCCAAGGTGATTTTGGCGGACGAGCCGGTCACGGGACTTGATCCAGCTTCGGCCGAGCATGTATTGAAGACACTTAAAACCTTGTGCGAGGAAGAACGTTTAACCGTATTTACCGTGATACCCTTGGAGCTGGCCGAGAAGTATTGCACCCGGATCATGGGTCTATCCGGCGGAGAGCTGGCCGTGGATGTGACCGGAAGACGTTTAACCCATGGCGAGAAGTCAAGACTGTAA